A genomic region of Desulfomicrobium escambiense DSM 10707 contains the following coding sequences:
- a CDS encoding phosphate acyltransferase translates to MAAVTSLERMVELVRARSTAARVVIAACAEANAVLAGLEAHRQGLAEPVFVGDVECMKALPELVGTDFSGFECLHEPDTAAALKLSLDLLQEGRAGFLMKGGVKTDVLLRAVLGRKRGEGLLSHIGVFPHPRQERLLIVTDAGVNISPTLTRKIDIIKNAVDVAKRLGMDPPKVAVLSATEKVSYNDMVSSKDADILARLCRMGIFGDAVVGGPFALDIAVSEEKARAKGVDHPVAGRADILCAPNIVTGNVLYKAVTSLMDLPMAGIVVGAGCPLVVPSRGDSDRSKFYALALSAYLAGADA, encoded by the coding sequence ATGGCCGCCGTGACCTCCCTCGAACGCATGGTCGAACTGGTCCGCGCCCGCAGCACGGCCGCGCGCGTGGTCATCGCGGCCTGCGCCGAGGCCAACGCCGTCCTGGCTGGCCTGGAGGCCCATCGCCAGGGCCTGGCCGAGCCGGTTTTCGTCGGCGATGTCGAGTGCATGAAGGCCCTGCCGGAGCTCGTGGGAACGGATTTTTCCGGCTTCGAGTGCCTGCACGAGCCCGACACGGCCGCAGCCCTCAAGCTCTCCCTCGACCTCCTGCAGGAGGGACGTGCAGGGTTCCTGATGAAGGGCGGGGTCAAGACCGACGTGCTCCTGCGCGCCGTGCTCGGCCGCAAGCGCGGCGAGGGCCTGCTGAGCCACATCGGCGTCTTCCCCCACCCGCGCCAGGAGCGGCTTCTCATCGTGACCGACGCGGGCGTGAACATCTCCCCGACCCTGACGCGCAAGATCGACATCATCAAGAACGCCGTGGACGTGGCCAAGCGCCTCGGCATGGACCCGCCCAAGGTGGCCGTGCTCTCGGCCACGGAAAAGGTTTCCTACAACGACATGGTTTCCAGCAAGGACGCCGACATCCTGGCCAGGCTTTGCCGCATGGGCATCTTCGGCGACGCAGTGGTCGGCGGTCCCTTTGCCCTGGACATCGCCGTCTCGGAGGAGAAGGCCCGTGCCAAGGGCGTCGACCACCCCGTGGCCGGCCGGGCCGACATCCTCTGCGCGCCCAACATCGTCACCGGCAACGTGCTCTACAAGGCGGTGACGAGCCTCATGGACCTGCCCATGGCCGGCATCGTCGTCGGCGCCGGCTGCCCGCTGGTCGTCCCCTCGCGCGGCGACTCCGACCGCTCCAAGTTCTACGCCCTGGCCCTGTCCGCCTATCTGGCCGGCGCGGATGCGTGA
- the ilvN gene encoding acetolactate synthase small subunit, whose product MRHTISALVQNKPGVLAAMAHVFERHDINIRSISCGETEREDVSRMIICVEAGDEKVGDVTREIESLGFVLGLEDLSDRDLMDRELVMIKVRITPASVSQILQIFEVFRANVIDMGNETISAELAAPQGKVAGLIRTLAPHGIQSLSRTGLIALSRGDG is encoded by the coding sequence ATGCGCCACACCATTTCCGCCCTGGTCCAGAACAAGCCCGGCGTCCTGGCCGCCATGGCCCACGTTTTCGAGCGCCACGACATCAACATCCGCTCCATCTCCTGCGGCGAGACCGAGCGCGAGGACGTCTCGCGCATGATCATCTGCGTCGAGGCGGGTGACGAGAAGGTCGGCGACGTGACACGGGAAATCGAGTCCCTGGGCTTTGTCCTGGGACTGGAGGACCTCTCGGACCGTGACCTCATGGACCGCGAGCTGGTCATGATCAAGGTCCGCATCACCCCGGCGTCCGTCAGCCAGATCCTGCAGATCTTCGAGGTCTTCCGCGCCAACGTCATCGACATGGGCAACGAGACCATCTCGGCCGAGCTCGCCGCGCCCCAGGGCAAGGTCGCCGGCCTCATCCGTACCCTGGCGCCCCACGGCATCCAGTCCCTGAGCCGCACGGGCCTCATCGCCCTGTCTCGGGGAGACGGCTGA
- the tdh gene encoding L-threonine 3-dehydrogenase: MEKMKALVKAKPEVGIWMEEIPVPEVGHNDILIKVGKTAICGTDIHIYNWDAWAEKTIPVPMAVGHEFVGRIVEIGSEVRGLKVGDRVSAEGHITCGHCRNCKAGKRHLCRNAIGVGVNRPGCFAEYLCVPAVNAFKVPDTISGDVAAMLDPLGNATHTALSFDLVGEDVLITGAGPIGVMAAGIARFCGARHVVITDVNDYRLDLARKMGVSRAVNVGSESLSEVMADLHMAEGFDVGLEMSGSPAAFREMLAQMNHGGHVALLGIMPGDTAIDWGQVVFKGLKLKGIYGREMFETWYKMTAMLQSGLNMAPVITHNFAAEDFQKGFDVMRSGKSGKVILDWNA; this comes from the coding sequence ATGGAAAAGATGAAAGCGCTGGTGAAGGCCAAGCCCGAGGTCGGGATCTGGATGGAAGAGATCCCGGTGCCCGAGGTCGGCCACAACGATATTCTGATCAAGGTCGGCAAGACCGCCATCTGCGGCACCGACATCCACATCTACAACTGGGACGCCTGGGCCGAGAAGACCATTCCGGTGCCCATGGCCGTGGGGCACGAGTTCGTCGGCCGCATCGTTGAGATCGGTTCCGAGGTGCGCGGCCTCAAGGTCGGCGACCGCGTCTCGGCCGAGGGGCACATCACCTGCGGCCACTGCCGCAACTGCAAGGCCGGCAAGCGCCACCTCTGCCGCAACGCCATCGGCGTGGGCGTCAATCGCCCCGGCTGCTTCGCCGAATACCTCTGCGTGCCGGCCGTCAACGCCTTCAAGGTGCCCGACACCATCTCCGGCGACGTGGCAGCCATGCTCGACCCCCTGGGCAACGCCACGCACACGGCCCTGTCCTTCGATCTGGTCGGCGAGGACGTGCTCATCACCGGCGCCGGCCCCATCGGCGTCATGGCCGCCGGCATCGCCCGCTTCTGCGGGGCGCGCCACGTGGTCATCACCGACGTCAACGACTACCGCCTGGACCTGGCCCGCAAGATGGGCGTCAGCCGCGCCGTCAACGTAGGGAGCGAATCCCTGTCCGAGGTCATGGCCGACCTGCACATGGCCGAGGGCTTCGACGTGGGCCTGGAGATGTCCGGCAGCCCCGCCGCCTTCCGCGAGATGCTCGCCCAGATGAACCACGGCGGTCACGTGGCCCTGCTCGGCATCATGCCCGGCGACACGGCCATCGACTGGGGCCAAGTCGTCTTCAAGGGCCTGAAGCTCAAAGGCATCTACGGGCGTGAGATGTTCGAGACCTGGTACAAAATGACGGCCATGCTGCAGAGCGGCCTGAACATGGCCCCGGTCATCACCCACAACTTCGCGGCCGAGGACTTCCAGAAGGGCTTCGACGTCATGCGCTCGGGCAAGTCCGGCAAGGTCATCCTGGACTGGAACGCCTGA
- a CDS encoding glycine C-acetyltransferase: MKRILEDLARQTAELRDNGLFKAERVITSTQGARITVAGGREVLNFCANNYLGLAGDPRLTEAAHKALDRWGYGLSSVRFICGTQGVHKELEDRLSEFLGTDDTILYSSCFDANGGLFETLLGGEDAVISDALNHASIIDGVRLCKAKRFRYANGDMADLEAQLKDAADCRYRLIVTDGVFSMDGSIADLKAICDLADRYDALVMVDDSHAVGFMGENGRGTHEHCGVMGRVDIITGTLGKALGGASGGYTSGRKEIVEWLRQRSRPYLFSNTLAPVIAATSLEVLDLVRREPELRARLVENSQYFRKAMTEAGFTLVPGEHPIIPVMLGDAVLAQRMAARMLEEGIYVVGFSFPVVPKGQARIRTQMSAAHTREHLERAVAAFVKVGKELGVI, from the coding sequence ATGAAACGGATACTTGAGGATCTGGCGCGGCAGACGGCCGAACTGCGGGACAACGGCCTGTTCAAGGCGGAGCGGGTCATCACCTCGACCCAGGGCGCGCGCATCACCGTGGCCGGCGGCCGCGAAGTGCTCAACTTCTGCGCCAACAACTACCTCGGCCTGGCCGGGGACCCGCGTCTGACCGAGGCCGCGCACAAGGCCCTGGATCGCTGGGGCTACGGGCTGTCCTCGGTGCGCTTCATCTGCGGCACCCAGGGCGTGCACAAGGAACTGGAGGACCGTCTGTCCGAGTTCCTGGGCACCGACGACACCATCCTCTACAGCTCCTGCTTCGACGCCAACGGCGGCCTCTTCGAGACCTTGCTCGGGGGCGAGGACGCCGTCATCTCCGACGCCCTGAACCACGCCTCCATCATCGACGGCGTGCGCCTGTGCAAGGCCAAGCGCTTCCGCTACGCCAATGGCGACATGGCCGACCTGGAAGCGCAGCTGAAAGACGCGGCCGACTGCCGCTACCGGCTCATCGTCACCGACGGCGTCTTTTCCATGGATGGCAGCATCGCCGACCTGAAGGCCATCTGCGACTTGGCCGACCGCTACGACGCCCTGGTCATGGTCGACGACTCCCACGCCGTGGGCTTCATGGGCGAGAACGGCCGCGGCACCCACGAGCACTGCGGGGTCATGGGCCGCGTGGACATCATCACCGGCACCCTGGGCAAGGCTCTTGGCGGCGCCTCGGGCGGCTACACCTCGGGGCGGAAGGAGATCGTCGAATGGTTGCGGCAGCGCTCCCGGCCTTATTTGTTTTCGAACACCCTGGCCCCGGTCATCGCGGCCACGTCTTTGGAAGTGCTGGATCTGGTCCGGCGTGAGCCGGAGTTGCGGGCGAGGCTCGTGGAGAACAGCCAGTATTTTCGGAAGGCCATGACCGAGGCCGGGTTCACCCTGGTCCCGGGCGAGCACCCCATCATCCCGGTCATGCTCGGCGACGCGGTGCTGGCCCAGCGCATGGCTGCGCGCATGCTGGAGGAGGGGATCTACGTCGTGGGCTTCAGCTTCCCGGTGGTGCCCAAGGGGCAAGCGCGGATCCGGACGCAGATGAGCGCGGCGCATACGCGGGAGCATCTGGAGCGGGCCGTGGCGGCGTTCGTGAAGGTTGGGAAGGAATTGGGAGTGATTTAG
- a CDS encoding Lrp/AsnC family transcriptional regulator, with protein sequence MSEKDLNLDQMDRQIIDALQKNGRESYKSIAQKLGVSDGTVRLRTERMIRSGYLRISASVNPMFFEDGLTATVGVSLEGRANAEIMRAIATLEGVQSVANVSGRFDLLVEIHVSSRNDLRRFLVDDLSAVGGIQNTETFLYLETIDKWVRQRSEGTE encoded by the coding sequence GTGAGCGAAAAGGACTTGAATCTCGACCAGATGGACCGGCAGATCATCGACGCCCTGCAGAAGAACGGGCGCGAATCCTACAAGAGCATCGCCCAGAAGCTGGGCGTGTCCGACGGGACGGTGCGGCTGCGCACGGAGCGCATGATCAGAAGCGGGTACCTGCGCATCTCGGCCTCGGTGAACCCCATGTTCTTCGAGGACGGCCTCACGGCCACGGTAGGCGTGAGCCTGGAGGGCCGTGCCAACGCCGAGATCATGCGCGCCATCGCCACCTTGGAAGGGGTGCAGTCCGTGGCCAACGTCTCGGGGCGCTTCGACCTGCTGGTGGAGATCCACGTCTCCTCGCGCAACGACCTGCGCCGCTTCCTGGTCGACGACCTGTCGGCCGTGGGCGGCATCCAGAACACCGAAACGTTTCTTTACCTCGAAACCATCGACAAGTGGGTGCGCCAGCGCTCCGAAGGAACCGAATGA
- a CDS encoding GAK system XXXCH domain-containing protein, which yields MPSKKKYNLHLSRPEAADLLRRLADTLEAGCDEVATLGVSLAELAKFKIRIDLGQDDILEVKFTGTGFTVCEGAQEPCGSGVVCESLSGVKKRMQAFFKALRDSVAKAEMPSQEIVSVFLADSEKMVSLQGDGEESYLAWSALCCRLREAFDAGSPTEIAAVAEEMARAKKACHARYK from the coding sequence ATGCCATCGAAAAAGAAATACAATCTGCATCTTTCCCGCCCCGAGGCCGCTGACCTGCTGCGCAGGCTGGCCGACACCCTTGAGGCGGGATGCGACGAAGTGGCCACGCTCGGGGTCAGCCTGGCGGAACTGGCCAAGTTCAAGATCCGGATCGATCTGGGCCAGGACGATATTCTGGAGGTGAAGTTCACCGGCACGGGGTTCACGGTCTGCGAAGGGGCGCAGGAGCCTTGCGGGTCGGGGGTCGTGTGCGAAAGCCTCTCCGGGGTGAAGAAGCGGATGCAGGCCTTCTTCAAGGCCCTGCGCGACAGCGTGGCCAAGGCTGAGATGCCGTCGCAGGAGATCGTGTCCGTGTTCCTCGCCGACTCCGAAAAGATGGTGTCACTCCAGGGGGACGGGGAGGAATCCTACCTCGCCTGGTCCGCGCTCTGCTGCCGCCTGCGCGAGGCCTTCGACGCCGGGAGCCCGACGGAGATCGCAGCAGTGGCGGAAGAGATGGCCCGGGCCAAGAAGGCGTGTCACGCCCGCTACAAATAA
- a CDS encoding PhoH family protein — MQKNFVLDTNVLLDNPSCIRTLRNGQENRVILPYTVLRELDKLKREPRVSHIVAQAIAVLQDDPDILFLPPRAFDDAESKAGDDLILEELKDSGVEAPILVTNDRILQLKARIHAIASEGFRDSNPFRSESQSYTGFVREGEEPIPNSFAWVGGQPYMHAASGPRFIDYQHSVWNVKPRNVYQNLALELMLDHAVNLVTLQSEAGYGKTFLALAAALFLALEQKDNPYRKVYLVKPVIEIGAKLGYLPGDLEEKMAPYVRYVGDLIMKLHDLRPANRIFMDSEGGNFRFNPKRFEILPIAFIRGMNLENAVVIVDEMQNLSRAETRALLTRMGENVKCICLGDTRQVDNPYLNESNNGLNWTVKMLKGLPGYGHIVLKGERSRGPITDMVIKTGL; from the coding sequence ATGCAGAAGAATTTCGTCCTCGACACCAATGTGCTCCTCGACAACCCTTCCTGCATCCGCACCCTGCGCAACGGCCAGGAGAACCGCGTCATCCTGCCGTACACGGTCCTGCGCGAGCTGGACAAGCTCAAGCGCGAGCCGCGGGTGTCCCACATCGTGGCCCAGGCCATCGCCGTCCTGCAGGACGACCCCGACATCCTCTTCCTGCCGCCGCGGGCCTTTGACGACGCCGAAAGCAAGGCCGGCGACGACCTGATCCTCGAAGAGCTCAAAGACAGCGGGGTGGAGGCCCCCATCCTGGTCACCAACGACCGCATCCTGCAGCTCAAGGCCCGCATCCACGCCATCGCCAGCGAAGGTTTCCGCGACTCCAACCCCTTCCGCTCCGAGTCCCAGTCCTACACGGGCTTCGTGCGCGAGGGCGAGGAGCCCATCCCCAACAGCTTCGCCTGGGTCGGCGGCCAGCCCTACATGCACGCCGCCTCGGGCCCGCGCTTCATCGACTACCAGCACAGCGTCTGGAACGTGAAGCCGCGCAACGTCTACCAGAACCTGGCCCTGGAGCTGATGCTCGACCACGCCGTGAACCTGGTCACCCTGCAGTCGGAGGCAGGCTACGGAAAGACCTTCCTGGCCCTGGCCGCGGCCCTGTTCCTGGCCCTGGAGCAGAAGGACAACCCCTACCGCAAGGTCTACCTCGTCAAGCCCGTCATCGAGATCGGCGCCAAGCTCGGCTACCTGCCCGGCGACCTGGAAGAGAAGATGGCCCCCTACGTGCGCTACGTCGGCGACCTGATCATGAAGCTGCACGACCTGCGCCCGGCCAACCGCATCTTCATGGACAGCGAGGGCGGCAATTTCCGCTTCAACCCCAAGCGCTTCGAGATCCTGCCCATCGCCTTCATCCGCGGCATGAACCTGGAGAACGCCGTGGTCATCGTCGACGAGATGCAGAATCTCTCCCGCGCCGAAACCCGCGCCCTGCTGACCCGCATGGGCGAGAACGTGAAGTGCATCTGCCTGGGCGACACGCGCCAGGTGGACAACCCCTACCTGAACGAATCCAACAACGGCCTGAACTGGACCGTGAAGATGCTCAAAGGCCTGCCCGGCTACGGCCACATCGTGCTCAAGGGCGAGCGCTCGCGCGGGCCCATCACGGACATGGTCATCAAGACCGGGCTTTGA
- a CDS encoding TraR/DksA family transcriptional regulator produces the protein MSQSRNMHQGIERQLREKYVTIEREIEDLREVMRQDRALEPDPADQACTASSLDWNMIRFNRNVKLLKDIAVVLKAIDNDSYGVCELCGDDISGRRLLAIPSARYCIECQEMIDAHPGEFGRTGIGDGVLAAV, from the coding sequence ATGTCGCAGAGCAGGAACATGCACCAGGGCATCGAACGTCAGTTGCGAGAAAAGTACGTCACAATCGAGCGTGAAATCGAAGATCTTCGGGAAGTTATGCGTCAGGACCGCGCCCTGGAGCCCGATCCGGCCGACCAGGCCTGCACTGCTTCCTCCCTGGACTGGAACATGATACGCTTCAATCGCAACGTGAAGCTGCTCAAAGACATCGCCGTCGTCCTCAAGGCCATCGACAACGATTCCTACGGGGTGTGCGAGCTCTGCGGGGACGACATTTCCGGCCGCAGGCTGCTGGCCATCCCGAGCGCGCGCTACTGCATCGAGTGCCAGGAGATGATCGACGCGCACCCCGGCGAGTTCGGACGCACCGGGATAGGGGACGGGGTGCTGGCAGCGGTCTGA
- a CDS encoding sirohydrochlorin chelatase — MDTTGMIVLGHGSRRREVGEAFTAMVGRVARQLPGMTVLPAFFSLGEPTLADQVRRLASGGCSRIVIMQYFLYNGVHIEQDIPEMIAELRREMPGIEFVVQPTLQDDPAMERLIADRLLSSAP, encoded by the coding sequence ATGGACACGACGGGAATGATCGTCCTCGGCCACGGTAGCCGGCGCAGGGAAGTGGGCGAGGCCTTTACCGCCATGGTCGGGCGGGTGGCGCGGCAACTGCCGGGCATGACGGTGCTGCCGGCCTTCTTCTCCCTGGGCGAGCCGACCCTGGCCGACCAGGTGCGCAGGCTGGCCTCGGGCGGCTGCTCGCGGATCGTCATCATGCAGTACTTTCTCTACAACGGCGTGCACATCGAGCAGGACATCCCCGAAATGATTGCCGAACTGCGCAGGGAGATGCCGGGCATCGAGTTCGTCGTGCAGCCGACCCTCCAGGACGACCCGGCCATGGAGCGGCTCATCGCGGACCGCCTTCTTTCCTCGGCCCCCTAG
- a CDS encoding periplasmic heavy metal sensor, with protein MYARHLILSLLLVLILAAGAQAYKGGCPGQGHYQDFMSGLTPEQQEKVQKLTDVHHEQLFALHKELGAKHEAMEALFAAVPVDKAAVDKAMAEVNELQAKKAKLNADYRIELTEITGKPVPLESQRGCVGAAGCGAYSSGAGTGAGDAPASPAQTL; from the coding sequence ATGTACGCAAGACACCTCATCCTCTCCCTCCTTCTGGTCCTCATTCTCGCTGCCGGGGCCCAGGCCTACAAAGGCGGCTGTCCGGGACAGGGACACTACCAGGACTTCATGTCCGGCCTGACCCCAGAGCAGCAGGAAAAGGTCCAGAAACTGACCGACGTGCATCACGAACAGCTCTTTGCCCTCCACAAGGAGCTTGGGGCCAAGCACGAAGCCATGGAAGCCCTGTTCGCCGCAGTACCGGTGGACAAGGCGGCCGTGGACAAGGCCATGGCCGAAGTGAACGAACTGCAGGCGAAGAAGGCCAAGCTCAATGCCGACTACCGCATCGAGCTGACCGAAATCACCGGCAAGCCCGTTCCCTTGGAATCCCAGAGAGGCTGCGTAGGCGCAGCCGGGTGCGGAGCATACTCCAGCGGCGCCGGGACCGGCGCCGGCGACGCACCCGCCTCTCCAGCCCAAACCCTGTAA
- a CDS encoding two-component system sensor histidine kinase NtrB, producing MDIALPPRSSRTVTLMATMAVFVLGLALSFSTWRNLRQQQESFREHAVVTARAIAAGIEINLRRELRLPPSPEHTTALLNLQRALAKDLLKDYITRSDARFIGLYNPMGHILFSSHDDPKAINEQLPTIAWANMGNAGEWSGEMNFEGRPIMVLGRISHLSADLDCLDDQCPPERKPPMLLIGVDMTQHLEAFGKYRRTAILQTGYILAVTIVFWLLLMGVLQRKEQGRRLARLESFNARLLDNMPDGLLTLSAEGTIVAANPAAQSLMDGFRLMGEPLATILDSLGLPPEKIGSQEWTTLTTGDKHLEIRQLPLRDGSGQSLVLLRDRTELAGLERELHLNEKLAAIGRMAAGVAHEIRNPLSALRGFAQFFAKKLAGKDPEELYARTMVQEADRLNRVITDLLFLARPRRLTFDQVPLAEVFGEVHTLLSMDAQAKNGRLEQDPAAGTVTADRDALKQALINLTMNGIEALPENEGLIRLQSREDDKGTWVLVRDNGRGMTAEEREHALEPFFTTRDKGTGLGLAIVHTIMQEHGGTIDIETAPDGGTTVVLFFPRNHSQSESPS from the coding sequence ATGGACATCGCCCTCCCACCCCGCAGCAGCCGCACCGTCACGCTCATGGCCACCATGGCCGTGTTCGTCCTCGGCCTGGCCCTGAGCTTCTCCACCTGGCGCAACCTGCGGCAGCAGCAGGAATCCTTCCGCGAGCATGCCGTGGTCACGGCCAGGGCCATCGCCGCCGGCATCGAGATCAACCTGCGCCGTGAACTGCGCCTGCCGCCCTCGCCCGAGCACACCACCGCCCTGCTCAATCTCCAGCGCGCTCTGGCCAAGGACCTCCTCAAGGACTACATCACCCGCTCCGACGCCCGTTTCATCGGCCTCTACAACCCCATGGGGCATATCCTCTTCTCCTCCCACGACGACCCCAAGGCCATCAACGAGCAACTGCCGACCATCGCCTGGGCGAACATGGGCAATGCGGGGGAATGGAGCGGCGAGATGAATTTCGAGGGCCGCCCCATCATGGTCCTGGGCCGGATCAGCCACCTGAGCGCGGACCTGGACTGTCTGGACGACCAGTGTCCGCCCGAGCGCAAACCGCCGATGCTCCTCATCGGCGTGGACATGACCCAACATCTCGAAGCCTTCGGCAAGTACAGGCGCACGGCCATCCTGCAGACCGGCTACATCCTGGCCGTGACCATCGTCTTCTGGCTGCTGCTCATGGGCGTCCTGCAGCGCAAGGAGCAGGGACGGCGGCTGGCGCGATTGGAATCCTTCAACGCACGCCTCCTGGACAACATGCCCGACGGCCTGCTGACCCTGTCGGCCGAGGGGACCATCGTGGCCGCCAACCCCGCGGCCCAGAGCCTCATGGACGGCTTCAGGCTCATGGGCGAACCCCTCGCGACGATACTCGACAGCCTCGGACTGCCGCCCGAAAAGATCGGCTCCCAGGAATGGACGACCCTGACGACGGGCGACAAACACCTCGAAATCCGGCAGCTGCCCCTGCGGGACGGCTCGGGCCAGAGCCTCGTGCTGCTGCGCGACCGCACCGAGCTGGCCGGCCTGGAACGTGAACTGCACCTGAACGAGAAGCTGGCCGCCATCGGCCGCATGGCCGCGGGCGTGGCTCACGAGATCCGCAACCCCCTCTCTGCCCTGCGCGGCTTCGCCCAGTTCTTCGCCAAGAAGCTGGCCGGCAAGGACCCCGAAGAACTCTACGCGCGCACCATGGTCCAGGAGGCCGACCGCCTGAACCGCGTCATCACGGACCTCCTCTTCCTGGCCCGGCCCCGACGGCTGACCTTCGACCAGGTCCCCCTTGCGGAGGTCTTCGGGGAGGTGCATACTCTCTTGTCCATGGACGCCCAGGCGAAAAACGGCAGGCTGGAACAGGATCCTGCGGCCGGGACCGTCACGGCGGACCGCGACGCGCTCAAGCAGGCCCTCATCAACCTGACCATGAACGGCATCGAGGCCCTGCCCGAGAACGAAGGCCTCATTCGGCTCCAAAGCCGCGAGGACGACAAGGGCACGTGGGTCCTGGTCCGGGACAACGGCCGCGGCATGACGGCCGAGGAGCGCGAGCACGCCCTGGAACCGTTCTTCACCACGCGGGACAAGGGAACGGGGCTGGGCCTGGCCATCGTGCACACCATCATGCAGGAACACGGGGGCACCATCGACATCGAAACCGCCCCGGACGGCGGCACCACCGTGGTCCTCTTCTTCCCCCGCAACCACAGCCAATCGGAGAGCCCGTCATGA
- a CDS encoding sigma-54-dependent transcriptional regulator produces MTPTVLIIDDEPAHRLMVRVVLGDAGFKVLEADNGPAGLAAVRTRPVDVILLDMRMPGMSGQEVLQRLQESGSCPPVIMLTAFGSVGNAVEAMKAGAWDYLTKPTDNDELLAVVQKAYDHVRLTRENSDLKKQIGQLRDTRLIGDSPAMRRVVELIEQVGPSEANVLILGESGTGKELVAQLLHEHSLRKDGALVKVNCAALPETLLESELFGYVRGAFTGATQDKPGRFQLAAGGTLFLDEIGELPMTLQAKILRALQERIVEPLGGVSPVSVDVRFIAATNRDLPAMIADGKFREDLYYRLNVLEIRIPPLRERTEDIALLTDHLLAKLCRKNNRPVRSVSRDFLDALSRHEWRGNVRELENVLERCLILCRGDVLDVRDLPEHLLSPARTTAMSAATTPTENPLEAAERHALEETLRRYAGHRERTAQALGISRRTLQYRLKKYGLTTR; encoded by the coding sequence ATGACCCCCACCGTGCTCATCATCGACGACGAACCCGCGCACCGGCTCATGGTCCGCGTCGTCCTGGGCGATGCCGGCTTCAAGGTCCTGGAGGCCGACAACGGCCCGGCCGGGCTGGCCGCAGTGCGCACCCGGCCCGTGGACGTGATCCTGCTGGACATGCGCATGCCCGGCATGAGCGGCCAGGAGGTGCTGCAGCGTCTGCAGGAAAGCGGCAGCTGCCCGCCGGTCATCATGCTCACGGCCTTCGGCAGCGTGGGCAACGCCGTGGAGGCCATGAAAGCCGGGGCCTGGGACTACCTGACCAAGCCCACGGACAACGACGAGCTTCTGGCCGTGGTGCAGAAGGCCTACGACCATGTGCGCCTGACGCGTGAAAACAGCGATCTGAAGAAGCAGATCGGCCAGCTGCGGGACACCCGTCTCATCGGTGACAGTCCGGCCATGCGCCGGGTCGTGGAGCTCATCGAGCAGGTGGGGCCCAGCGAGGCCAACGTGCTCATTCTCGGCGAGTCCGGCACCGGCAAGGAGCTGGTGGCCCAACTGCTGCACGAGCACAGCCTGCGCAAGGACGGGGCGCTGGTGAAGGTCAACTGCGCGGCCCTGCCCGAGACGCTGCTCGAAAGCGAACTCTTCGGCTACGTGCGCGGCGCATTCACCGGCGCCACCCAGGACAAGCCCGGTCGCTTTCAGCTCGCCGCCGGAGGCACCCTTTTCCTGGACGAGATCGGCGAGCTGCCCATGACCCTGCAGGCCAAGATCCTGCGCGCGCTGCAGGAGCGCATCGTCGAGCCTCTGGGCGGCGTGAGCCCGGTCAGCGTGGATGTGCGCTTCATCGCCGCCACCAACCGCGACCTGCCGGCCATGATCGCCGACGGCAAATTCCGCGAGGACCTCTACTACCGCCTCAACGTCCTCGAAATCCGCATCCCGCCCCTGCGCGAACGGACCGAGGACATCGCGCTGCTGACGGACCACCTGCTGGCAAAGCTCTGCCGCAAGAACAACCGCCCCGTGCGTTCCGTGAGCCGGGACTTCCTCGACGCCCTCTCGCGCCACGAGTGGCGGGGAAACGTGCGCGAGTTGGAGAACGTGCTCGAACGCTGCCTCATCCTCTGCCGCGGCGACGTCCTCGACGTGCGGGACCTGCCGGAGCACCTGCTCTCCCCCGCCCGCACGACCGCCATGTCCGCCGCGACAACGCCGACCGAAAACCCTCTGGAAGCCGCCGAGCGGCACGCCCTGGAAGAGACCCTGCGCAGGTATGCCGGGCACCGGGAGCGCACGGCCCAGGCCCTGGGCATCAGCCGCCGCACCCTGCAATACCGTCTGAAGAAATACGGCCTGACCACCAGATGA